In Daphnia magna isolate NIES linkage group LG7, ASM2063170v1.1, whole genome shotgun sequence, a single genomic region encodes these proteins:
- the LOC116926274 gene encoding putative sodium-coupled neutral amino acid transporter 7 isoform X1: MASVIEDAETYQQSGLIVPSFNLDNSNDLVPLTNPASDVSTLRRPSSLGNASRVGTSNLGTIFLIVNAALGAGLLNFPKAFDQAGGIEVALIVQTILVIFVIASLLILAKCSDVNGAGTVQAALHGASGKIGQHIGSFCVALYSFGTCITFLIIIGDQFDRALASLYGPNFCSYWYMQREFLIPACSTIFILPLCFSLRIDFLKYVSPVGVSSIVYVVVLIAYEYFEGGYVPGPIKENPNSWTDVFLVVPVICFGYQCHVSAVPIYSCMKERTVKRFSVCMSSAIFMCLVAYTVAGTFGYLTFGSNVPSDILQAYDASQPHVLVAIVALAAKSCATYPILAFCGREALMSLGQDCGSAPSGSSGQQREKWGRILISILWFGSSLILAVLIPDIGQVIQILGSLAAVFIFVFPGICLLQVTLRQDPSMIRRKNLVSCLFACIIIVVGVFLFGLVLTQAIRIDIAASSSDHSSHFPSLCNVTQLTVLRLVGG, encoded by the exons ATGGCGAGCGTAATTGAAGATGCCGAAACTTACCAGCAATCAGGCTTAATCGTACCTTCTTTTAATCTCGACAATAGCAATGATCTAGTGCCTCTAACTAATCCTGCATCTGACGTTTCAACTCTCAGACGTCCTAGCTCTTTGGGAAATGCTTCTCGAG TAGGTACCAGTAATCTAGGAACTATTTTCCTTATTGTGAATGCCGCACTTGGAGCTGGATTGCTAAATTTTCCTAAGGCGTTTGATCAAGCTGGGGGTATTGAGGTTGCACTTATCGTGCAAAcaattcttgtaatttttgtGATAGCTTCACTACTTATCCTGGCAAAGTGCTCTGACGTAAATGGTGCTGGAACAGTTCAG GCAGCTCTTCATGGAGCAAGTGGAAAAATTGGTCAGCACATTGGTTCCTTCTGTGTAGCCTTGTACTCTTTTGGAACTTGCATAACCTTTCTCATCATTATTGGTGACCAATTTGATAGAGCATTAGCCTCTTTGTATGGACCAAATTTCTGCAGTTATTG GTACATGCAAAGAGAGTTTCTTATCCCTGCTTGTTCCACAATATTCATTCTTCCACTCTGCTTCTCTCTGAGGATTGATTTTCTTAAATATGTTAGCCCCGTCGGAGTTTCATCTATCGTGTATGTCGTTGTTCTAATTGCCTACGAGTATTTTGAAGGTGGTTACGTACCAGGaccaataaaagaaaatccaaaTAGCTGGACAGACGTCTTCCTTGTAGTCCCGGTCATTTGTTTCGGATATCAG TGCCATGTGTCAGCAGTGCCCATCTATTCGTGCATGAAAGAGAGAACAGTCAAGCGTTTCTCTGTCTGCATGTCTTCGGCGATCTTTATGTGCTTAGTGGCGTATACCGTTGCGGGAACGTTCGGCTATCTAACTTTTGGTAGCAACGTTCCAAGTGATATTCTTCAAGCATATGACGCATCCCAGCCTCATGTCCTCGTTGCCATTGTTGCATTAGCTGCAAAAAGCTGCGCTACCTATCCCATCCTTGCGTTCTGTGGAAG GGAAGCGCTGATGAGTTTAGGGCAGGATTGTGGGTCGGCACCGTCGGGTAGCTCCGGTCAGCAGCGAGAAAAATGGGGGCGTATTCTCATTTCCATTCTATGGTTCGGTTCCAGTCTCATCTTGGCAGTGTTAATACCAGACATTGGTCAAGTAATTCAAATTCTAGGTAGCCTTGCTGCTGTGTTTATCTTTGTTTTTCCGG GGATCTGTTTGTTGCAAGTCACCCTGAGGCAAGATCCTTCTATGATTCGCCGCAAAAATCTTGTTTCGTGCCTTTTCGCTTGCATCATCATTGTCGTAGGCGTTTTTCTCTTTGGACTTGTCCTCACCCAGGCCATCAGGATTGATATTGCGGCCTCATCCTCCGACCATTCGTCCCATTTTCCTTCGCTATGCAATGTAACACAACTCACCGTGCTACGACTAGTAGGTGGTTAA
- the LOC116926278 gene encoding uncharacterized protein LOC116926278 gives MEECVCGGAMIVIQSASEEFLQCQVCAETRECTDSNTYDFDYIGSSEAGNSKFVHDDGEGAKTKGVRYNRAGISKGREDGKTVIKTLCQNFNAGSLEKEIFTVFKNFGSWRNLTAVAAAVFITIYRMRHPISIKQVLPVLDPPISLHCIGEALKKVEQYLKDKMPESANTPTTSASDEDQPNSVSDAGPDIASRVRSVLPNLKVEDPFMPTEDITERIYNTTAKIVRIFERRTKRSYDPRIITIAAGYLAWQSCHYYDKDHNKKVPFTELREPTEARDYQTYLAQTHLTNIDAVVARSITRNASLLSDELLQLFNHMTWIEKKNKKKKDIPKYLELILQFQGMTTDALNEEDEIQRLNEPIIVPIIPRELTAEEEAILDSPELSEKDLPDAEVAKYLRPDVELNPIDVHLSFSADLDLELAEIEEKRQVKQQKK, from the exons ATGGAAGAATGTGTATGTGGAGGAGCGATGATCGTCATTCAGAGTGCAAGTGAAGAg TTTCTTCAATGTCAAGTGTGTGCGGAAACGAGAGAGTGTACAGACAGCAACACTTACGACTTCGACTATATAGGAAGCAGTGAAGCTGGAAACTCCAAGTTTGTTCATGATGACGGGGAAGGAGCCAAAACAAAAGGAGTAAGGTATAACAGAGCCGGTATTTCAAAg GGAAGGGAAGATGGGAAAACTGTAATAAAGACACTTTGTCAGAACTTTAATGCTGGCAGTTTAGAAAAGGAAATCTTTactgttttcaaaaattttggttCGTGGCGCAACCTTACTGCAGTTGCAGCTGCAGTTTTTATCACTATTTATCGAATGCGGCACCCTATTTCCATCAAGCAGGTTTTGCCTGTCTTGGACCCTCCAATCAGTTTACATTGCATTGGTGAAGCTTTGAAAAAAGTAGAGCAATATCTTAAAGACAAGATGCCTGAATCAGCCAACACACCGACAACATCAGCAAGTGATGAAGATCAGCCAAACTCAGTCAGCGATGCAGGTCCTGATATTGCCTCGCGAGTTCGTTCAGTTTTGCCCAATTTAAAAGTCGAAGACCCTTTCATGCCGACAGAGGACATAACTGAAAGGATCTATAACACCACGGCAAAGATTGTGAGGATTTTCGAGCGACGGACGAAAAGAAGTTATGATCCTCGTATTATTACTATTGCAGCTGGTTATTTAGCATGGCAATCCTGTCACTATTATGATAAAGATCATAACAAAAAAGTGCCTTTCACCGAGCTCAGGGAACCAACCGAGGCGAGAGACTACCAGACATACTTAGCTCAAACCCACCTCACTAACATCGATGCTGTTGTTGCTCGTTCGATTACGAGGAACGCGTCCTTACTCTCCGATGAGCTGCTACAGCTGTTCAATCACATGACTTGGattgagaagaaaaataaaaaaaagaaagatattCCCAAGTATCTTGAATTGATACTTCAATTCCAAGGAATGACTACAGATGCGTTAAATGAAGAGGATGAGATTCAGAGGCTTAACGAACCCATCATCGTTCCTATTATACCCAGAG AACTGACCGCGGAAGAAGAAGCGATTTTGGATTCGCCTGAATTAAGCGAAAAGGATTTACCAGATGCAGAGGTGGCTAAGTATTTACGCCCCGATGTGGAACTCAACCCAATAGACGTACATCTCTCTTTTTCTGCCGACTTGGATTTGGAATTGGCCGAAATCGAGGAGAAAAGACAAGTGaagcaacaaaagaaatag
- the LOC116926271 gene encoding cysteine/serine-rich nuclear protein 1 isoform X2, whose product MESVNTEVIMGLFATKSAVVDGDTIVEKCCNEEEQGKQTRLHGEQKVDAASSSPVLVSPLTALQDLTREYQEIDPVSSKSTSLSEVEEGQILESSSDAFDLTTNVNKRPSSVLSDTPGGAGLAKKTKKKISFSSVTAYYFPRAQGFTCIPSQGGSTLGMALKHSHEESFTLAEHANYQRRNHRRLLLQLRKRRKSRSATKASEEDAVAAAAATALALEATNSTLEVFASNSNPDTKNKNDVKESDSDDSDADGQQISDVSDSELEVDNYYFLQPVPTRQRRVLLRESGIGKIETSEKDDCRQIRVSRESCGCSCQGYCDPESCSCAQSGIQCQVDRLNFPCGCSREACGNPSGRVEFNPVRVRTHFIHTLMRMELENTQEPNKSLQPLHHNQQHPLLQKIDELPASEIDIGVVSTVSALVPPESHYNWDSVMQLPSSQDQHQQALQQPQHHASYPVAEPLPENGWFCHYSNDVSNTYPLYSGPSAASSAEVFTYDQTPYDSLGYHSTEVAEMGNPQQYHQYNLFSLSIWYKVHPSPKQPELCCTALSVSDGTTPKFNFRENRSPVTLLRFYRFAEVVGDTLTSPPKAVGHGSTLK is encoded by the exons ATGGAATCAGTGAATACAGAAGTCATAATGGGCTTGTTTGCAACCAAATCAGCAGTTGTAGATGGTGATACCATAGTGGAAAAGTGTTGTAATGAAGAAGAGCAAGGGAAACAAACCAGACTTCATGGTGAACAAAAAGTAGATGCTGCTTCCTCATCTCCTGTCCTAGTGTCACCACTTACTGCTTTACAAGACTTGACACGTGAATATCAAGAAATAGACCCTGTATCTTCTAAGTCGACCAGTCTCTCTGAAGTGGAAGAAGGACAAATTCTTGAATCATCCTCTGATGCTTTTGACCTGACCACAAATGTCAATAAGCGACCAAGTTCTGTGCTGTCTGATACACCTGGTGGAGCTGGGTTggccaaaaaaacaaagaaaaagatctCATTTTCATCTGTGACAGCTTATTACTTCCCTCGAGCGCAAGGTTTCACCTGCATCCCTTCACAAGGGGGCTCAACACTTGGTATGGCTCTAAAGCACAGCCATGAGGAAAGCTTTACCTTAGCTGAACATGCAAATTACCAAAGACGGAATCATCGTAG ATTATTGCTTCAGCTacgtaaaagaagaaagagtcGTAGTGCGACAAAAGCCAGTGAAGAGGACGCAGTGGCAGCAGCGGCAGCTACAGCTCTAGCTCTGGAGGCCACCAACAGTACCTTGGAAGTTTTTGCCAGCAACAGTAATCCAGacaccaaaaataaaaatgacgtAAAAGAATCCGATAGTGACGATAGTGATGCAGATGGACAACAAATAAGCGATGTGTCTGATTCTGAACTAGAAGTTGACaactattattttttacaG CCTGTTCCGACAAGGCAGAGACGAGTATTGTTACGGGAATCGGGAATTGGGAAGATAGAAACATCAGAGAAAGACGATTGCCGCCAAATCCGCGTATCTCGGGAGTCCTGTGGATGTTCGTGCCAA GGCTATTGCGATCCGGAATCATGTTCCTGTGCCCAATCAGGTATTCAGTGCCAGGTCGATAGGCTTAACTTCCCATGTGGATGTTCGCGAGAGGCATGCGGTAACCCATCAGGACGTGTAGAGTTTAATCCGGTACGTGTTCGGACCCATTTCATCCACACACTGATGCGAATGGAGCTAGAAAATACTCAAGAGCCAAATAAAAGCCTGCAACCTCTTCATCATAATCAGCAGCACCCGTTGCTACAAAAGATCGATGAGCTTCCTGCCAGCGAAATAGACATTGGTGTGGTAAGCACAGTTAGTGCGTTAGTACCGCCGGAATCACACTATAATTGGGACAGTGTGATGCAGCTGCCATCGTCTCAAGATCAGCATCAACAGGCGCTACAGCAACCGCAACATCATGCTAGCTACCCTGTAGCCGAGCCGTTGCCCGAAAACGGATGGTTTTGTCATTATTCCAATGACGTAAGCAATACTTATCCGCTTTATTCTGGACCCAGTGCAGCTAGTAGTGCGGAAGTCTTCACCTACGATCAAACTCCGTATGATTCACTGGGATATCATTCTACGGAGGTAGCGG AAATGGGCAACCCGCAACAATACCATCAATACAATCTGTTTTCCTTGTCAATTTGGTACAAAGTTCATCCTTCACCCAAGCAACCTGAACTTTGCTGCACAGCGTTAAGCGTATCAGATGGAACAACGCCGAAATTCAACTTCCGTGAAAACCGCTCTCCTGTCACTTTATT ACGATTTTATCGGTTTGCAGAGGTGGTGGGTGACACGTTAACATCCCCCCCAAAAGCTGTGGGTCACGGCAGTACCTTGAAATAG
- the LOC116926271 gene encoding cysteine/serine-rich nuclear protein 1 isoform X3 → MESVNTEVIMGLFATKSAVVDGDTIVEKCCNEEEQGKQTRLHGEQKVDAASSSPVLVSPLTALQDLTREYQEIDPVSSKSTSLSEVEEGQILESSSDAFDLTTNVNKRPSSVLSDTPGGAGLAKKTKKKISFSSVTAYYFPRAQGFTCIPSQGGSTLGMALKHSHEESFTLAEHANYQRRNHRRLLLQLRKRRKSRSATKASEEDAVAAAAATALALEATNSTLEVFASNSNPDTKNKNDVKESDSDDSDADGQQISDVSDSELEVDNYYFLQPVPTRQRRVLLRESGIGKIETSEKDDCRQIRVSRESCGCSCQGYCDPESCSCAQSGIQCQVDRLNFPCGCSREACGNPSGRVEFNPVRVRTHFIHTLMRMELENTQEPNKSLQPLHHNQQHPLLQKIDELPASEIDIGVVSTVSALVPPESHYNWDSVMQLPSSQDQHQQALQQPQHHASYPVAEPLPENGWFCHYSNDVSNTYPLYSGPSAASSAEVFTYDQTPYDSLGYHSTEVAEMGNPQQYHQYNLFSLSIWYKVHPSPKQPELCCTALSVSDGTTPKFNFRENRSPVTLLGGG, encoded by the exons ATGGAATCAGTGAATACAGAAGTCATAATGGGCTTGTTTGCAACCAAATCAGCAGTTGTAGATGGTGATACCATAGTGGAAAAGTGTTGTAATGAAGAAGAGCAAGGGAAACAAACCAGACTTCATGGTGAACAAAAAGTAGATGCTGCTTCCTCATCTCCTGTCCTAGTGTCACCACTTACTGCTTTACAAGACTTGACACGTGAATATCAAGAAATAGACCCTGTATCTTCTAAGTCGACCAGTCTCTCTGAAGTGGAAGAAGGACAAATTCTTGAATCATCCTCTGATGCTTTTGACCTGACCACAAATGTCAATAAGCGACCAAGTTCTGTGCTGTCTGATACACCTGGTGGAGCTGGGTTggccaaaaaaacaaagaaaaagatctCATTTTCATCTGTGACAGCTTATTACTTCCCTCGAGCGCAAGGTTTCACCTGCATCCCTTCACAAGGGGGCTCAACACTTGGTATGGCTCTAAAGCACAGCCATGAGGAAAGCTTTACCTTAGCTGAACATGCAAATTACCAAAGACGGAATCATCGTAG ATTATTGCTTCAGCTacgtaaaagaagaaagagtcGTAGTGCGACAAAAGCCAGTGAAGAGGACGCAGTGGCAGCAGCGGCAGCTACAGCTCTAGCTCTGGAGGCCACCAACAGTACCTTGGAAGTTTTTGCCAGCAACAGTAATCCAGacaccaaaaataaaaatgacgtAAAAGAATCCGATAGTGACGATAGTGATGCAGATGGACAACAAATAAGCGATGTGTCTGATTCTGAACTAGAAGTTGACaactattattttttacaG CCTGTTCCGACAAGGCAGAGACGAGTATTGTTACGGGAATCGGGAATTGGGAAGATAGAAACATCAGAGAAAGACGATTGCCGCCAAATCCGCGTATCTCGGGAGTCCTGTGGATGTTCGTGCCAA GGCTATTGCGATCCGGAATCATGTTCCTGTGCCCAATCAGGTATTCAGTGCCAGGTCGATAGGCTTAACTTCCCATGTGGATGTTCGCGAGAGGCATGCGGTAACCCATCAGGACGTGTAGAGTTTAATCCGGTACGTGTTCGGACCCATTTCATCCACACACTGATGCGAATGGAGCTAGAAAATACTCAAGAGCCAAATAAAAGCCTGCAACCTCTTCATCATAATCAGCAGCACCCGTTGCTACAAAAGATCGATGAGCTTCCTGCCAGCGAAATAGACATTGGTGTGGTAAGCACAGTTAGTGCGTTAGTACCGCCGGAATCACACTATAATTGGGACAGTGTGATGCAGCTGCCATCGTCTCAAGATCAGCATCAACAGGCGCTACAGCAACCGCAACATCATGCTAGCTACCCTGTAGCCGAGCCGTTGCCCGAAAACGGATGGTTTTGTCATTATTCCAATGACGTAAGCAATACTTATCCGCTTTATTCTGGACCCAGTGCAGCTAGTAGTGCGGAAGTCTTCACCTACGATCAAACTCCGTATGATTCACTGGGATATCATTCTACGGAGGTAGCGG AAATGGGCAACCCGCAACAATACCATCAATACAATCTGTTTTCCTTGTCAATTTGGTACAAAGTTCATCCTTCACCCAAGCAACCTGAACTTTGCTGCACAGCGTTAAGCGTATCAGATGGAACAACGCCGAAATTCAACTTCCGTGAAAACCGCTCTCCTGTCACTTTATT AGGTGGTGGGTGA
- the LOC116926271 gene encoding cysteine/serine-rich nuclear protein 3 isoform X1 — protein sequence MESVNTEVIMGLFATKSAVVDGDTIVEKCCNEEEQGKQTRLHGEQKVDAASSSPVLVSPLTALQDLTREYQEIDPVSSKSTSLSEVEEGQILESSSDAFDLTTNVNKRPSSVLSDTPGGAGLAKKTKKKISFSSVTAYYFPRAQGFTCIPSQGGSTLGMALKHSHEESFTLAEHANYQRRNHRRLLLQLRKRRKSRSATKASEEDAVAAAAATALALEATNSTLEVFASNSNPDTKNKNDVKESDSDDSDADGQQISDVSDSELEVDNYYFLQPVPTRQRRVLLRESGIGKIETSEKDDCRQIRVSRESCGCSCQGYCDPESCSCAQSGIQCQVDRLNFPCGCSREACGNPSGRVEFNPVRVRTHFIHTLMRMELENTQEPNKSLQPLHHNQQHPLLQKIDELPASEIDIGVVSTVSALVPPESHYNWDSVMQLPSSQDQHQQALQQPQHHASYPVAEPLPENGWFCHYSNDVSNTYPLYSGPSAASSAEVFTYDQTPYDSLGYHSTEVAGENSQQHYTELVDSSSSSGYAGSAVNNSTGEFYTEYGQSYQSFDPQVFNYHHAPSDTYNAADEIYSYAEEGSSFGVNGVNANAAYGSSSNGGSVLDTVNNAPKAESSNSSSEEDILDMGSSLATIVKETMVSV from the exons ATGGAATCAGTGAATACAGAAGTCATAATGGGCTTGTTTGCAACCAAATCAGCAGTTGTAGATGGTGATACCATAGTGGAAAAGTGTTGTAATGAAGAAGAGCAAGGGAAACAAACCAGACTTCATGGTGAACAAAAAGTAGATGCTGCTTCCTCATCTCCTGTCCTAGTGTCACCACTTACTGCTTTACAAGACTTGACACGTGAATATCAAGAAATAGACCCTGTATCTTCTAAGTCGACCAGTCTCTCTGAAGTGGAAGAAGGACAAATTCTTGAATCATCCTCTGATGCTTTTGACCTGACCACAAATGTCAATAAGCGACCAAGTTCTGTGCTGTCTGATACACCTGGTGGAGCTGGGTTggccaaaaaaacaaagaaaaagatctCATTTTCATCTGTGACAGCTTATTACTTCCCTCGAGCGCAAGGTTTCACCTGCATCCCTTCACAAGGGGGCTCAACACTTGGTATGGCTCTAAAGCACAGCCATGAGGAAAGCTTTACCTTAGCTGAACATGCAAATTACCAAAGACGGAATCATCGTAG ATTATTGCTTCAGCTacgtaaaagaagaaagagtcGTAGTGCGACAAAAGCCAGTGAAGAGGACGCAGTGGCAGCAGCGGCAGCTACAGCTCTAGCTCTGGAGGCCACCAACAGTACCTTGGAAGTTTTTGCCAGCAACAGTAATCCAGacaccaaaaataaaaatgacgtAAAAGAATCCGATAGTGACGATAGTGATGCAGATGGACAACAAATAAGCGATGTGTCTGATTCTGAACTAGAAGTTGACaactattattttttacaG CCTGTTCCGACAAGGCAGAGACGAGTATTGTTACGGGAATCGGGAATTGGGAAGATAGAAACATCAGAGAAAGACGATTGCCGCCAAATCCGCGTATCTCGGGAGTCCTGTGGATGTTCGTGCCAA GGCTATTGCGATCCGGAATCATGTTCCTGTGCCCAATCAGGTATTCAGTGCCAGGTCGATAGGCTTAACTTCCCATGTGGATGTTCGCGAGAGGCATGCGGTAACCCATCAGGACGTGTAGAGTTTAATCCGGTACGTGTTCGGACCCATTTCATCCACACACTGATGCGAATGGAGCTAGAAAATACTCAAGAGCCAAATAAAAGCCTGCAACCTCTTCATCATAATCAGCAGCACCCGTTGCTACAAAAGATCGATGAGCTTCCTGCCAGCGAAATAGACATTGGTGTGGTAAGCACAGTTAGTGCGTTAGTACCGCCGGAATCACACTATAATTGGGACAGTGTGATGCAGCTGCCATCGTCTCAAGATCAGCATCAACAGGCGCTACAGCAACCGCAACATCATGCTAGCTACCCTGTAGCCGAGCCGTTGCCCGAAAACGGATGGTTTTGTCATTATTCCAATGACGTAAGCAATACTTATCCGCTTTATTCTGGACCCAGTGCAGCTAGTAGTGCGGAAGTCTTCACCTACGATCAAACTCCGTATGATTCACTGGGATATCATTCTACGGAGGTAGCGGGTGAGAATTCTCAACAGCATTACACCGAGCTGGTAGACAGCAGTAGTAGTTCAGGCTATGCCGGAAGCGCTGTCAATAATAGCACGGGGGAATTTTACACCGAATACGGTCAGAGTTACCAATCGTTTGATCCACAGGTGTTTAATTATCATCATGCGCCTAGTGACACGTACAACGCTGCCGATGAGATTTATAGTTATGCGGAAGAAGGCTCTAGTTTTGGTGTTAATGGTGTTAATGCTAACGCCGCTTATGGGAGCAGTTCTAATGGTGGCTCAGTTCTCGATACTGTTAACAACGCACCGAAGGCCGAGTCCTCCAACAGTAGCTCAGAAGAAGATATTTTGGACATGGGCAGCTCTCTGGCCACCATAGTTAAAGAGACCATGGTGTCCGTCTGA
- the LOC116926274 gene encoding putative sodium-coupled neutral amino acid transporter 7 isoform X2: MASVIEDAETYQQSGLIVPSFNLDNSNDLVPLTNPASDVSTLRRPSSLGNASRGTSNLGTIFLIVNAALGAGLLNFPKAFDQAGGIEVALIVQTILVIFVIASLLILAKCSDVNGAGTVQAALHGASGKIGQHIGSFCVALYSFGTCITFLIIIGDQFDRALASLYGPNFCSYWYMQREFLIPACSTIFILPLCFSLRIDFLKYVSPVGVSSIVYVVVLIAYEYFEGGYVPGPIKENPNSWTDVFLVVPVICFGYQCHVSAVPIYSCMKERTVKRFSVCMSSAIFMCLVAYTVAGTFGYLTFGSNVPSDILQAYDASQPHVLVAIVALAAKSCATYPILAFCGREALMSLGQDCGSAPSGSSGQQREKWGRILISILWFGSSLILAVLIPDIGQVIQILGSLAAVFIFVFPGICLLQVTLRQDPSMIRRKNLVSCLFACIIIVVGVFLFGLVLTQAIRIDIAASSSDHSSHFPSLCNVTQLTVLRLVGG; this comes from the exons ATGGCGAGCGTAATTGAAGATGCCGAAACTTACCAGCAATCAGGCTTAATCGTACCTTCTTTTAATCTCGACAATAGCAATGATCTAGTGCCTCTAACTAATCCTGCATCTGACGTTTCAACTCTCAGACGTCCTAGCTCTTTGGGAAATGCTTCTCGAG GTACCAGTAATCTAGGAACTATTTTCCTTATTGTGAATGCCGCACTTGGAGCTGGATTGCTAAATTTTCCTAAGGCGTTTGATCAAGCTGGGGGTATTGAGGTTGCACTTATCGTGCAAAcaattcttgtaatttttgtGATAGCTTCACTACTTATCCTGGCAAAGTGCTCTGACGTAAATGGTGCTGGAACAGTTCAG GCAGCTCTTCATGGAGCAAGTGGAAAAATTGGTCAGCACATTGGTTCCTTCTGTGTAGCCTTGTACTCTTTTGGAACTTGCATAACCTTTCTCATCATTATTGGTGACCAATTTGATAGAGCATTAGCCTCTTTGTATGGACCAAATTTCTGCAGTTATTG GTACATGCAAAGAGAGTTTCTTATCCCTGCTTGTTCCACAATATTCATTCTTCCACTCTGCTTCTCTCTGAGGATTGATTTTCTTAAATATGTTAGCCCCGTCGGAGTTTCATCTATCGTGTATGTCGTTGTTCTAATTGCCTACGAGTATTTTGAAGGTGGTTACGTACCAGGaccaataaaagaaaatccaaaTAGCTGGACAGACGTCTTCCTTGTAGTCCCGGTCATTTGTTTCGGATATCAG TGCCATGTGTCAGCAGTGCCCATCTATTCGTGCATGAAAGAGAGAACAGTCAAGCGTTTCTCTGTCTGCATGTCTTCGGCGATCTTTATGTGCTTAGTGGCGTATACCGTTGCGGGAACGTTCGGCTATCTAACTTTTGGTAGCAACGTTCCAAGTGATATTCTTCAAGCATATGACGCATCCCAGCCTCATGTCCTCGTTGCCATTGTTGCATTAGCTGCAAAAAGCTGCGCTACCTATCCCATCCTTGCGTTCTGTGGAAG GGAAGCGCTGATGAGTTTAGGGCAGGATTGTGGGTCGGCACCGTCGGGTAGCTCCGGTCAGCAGCGAGAAAAATGGGGGCGTATTCTCATTTCCATTCTATGGTTCGGTTCCAGTCTCATCTTGGCAGTGTTAATACCAGACATTGGTCAAGTAATTCAAATTCTAGGTAGCCTTGCTGCTGTGTTTATCTTTGTTTTTCCGG GGATCTGTTTGTTGCAAGTCACCCTGAGGCAAGATCCTTCTATGATTCGCCGCAAAAATCTTGTTTCGTGCCTTTTCGCTTGCATCATCATTGTCGTAGGCGTTTTTCTCTTTGGACTTGTCCTCACCCAGGCCATCAGGATTGATATTGCGGCCTCATCCTCCGACCATTCGTCCCATTTTCCTTCGCTATGCAATGTAACACAACTCACCGTGCTACGACTAGTAGGTGGTTAA